A section of the Etheostoma cragini isolate CJK2018 chromosome 12, CSU_Ecrag_1.0, whole genome shotgun sequence genome encodes:
- the b3gnt5b gene encoding lactosylceramide 1,3-N-acetyl-beta-D-glucosaminyltransferase B: MFINFRRIRKCQCVQLMTTCLVLSVVMVCWEQLDNSVISHVKSYSYRYLVNSFTYINRSLTISHEQARSFSNFSYLLDHPDKCAGKDVLLLLFVKTSPENIKRRNAIRSTWGNETYIQNTLGVTVKVVFALGAPRTRKEEPSWSKRSGVGFQQQLIHEDHLHGDLIQQDFLDSFHNLTLKLIQQFHWMHSRCAHARFLMTADDDIFVHMPNLVSYLQDMSSRGVVDFWVGRVHKGAPPIRSKDSKYYVPYEMYQWLSYPDYTAGAAYVVSRDVADKIYQATLTLNASLYIDDVFMGICANAAGVSPQEHVYFSGEGKAPYHQCIYNQMMTSHGHVEDIFDLWKAATHPQVKQKTSGLLGRLYCTAVKMVLLCKPYYFNTYPCKAAFW, translated from the coding sequence ATGTTTATAAATTTCCGCCGGATACGAAAATGCCAGTGTGTGCAGCTGATGACCACCTGCCTGGTGCTGTCAGTGGTGATGGTTTGCTGGGAGCAGCTGGACAACAGTGTCATCAGCCACGTCAAGTCCTACTCCTACCGCTACCTGGTAAACAGCTTCACCTACATTAACAGGAGCCTTACTATCTCACATGAGCAGGCCAGAAGCTTCAGCAACTTCAGCTACCTGCTGGACCACCCGGATAAGTGCGCCGGCAAGgacgtcctcctcctcctctttgtcaAAACATCCCCAGAGAACATTAAGAGGCGAAACGCCATTCGATCCACCTGGGGTAATGAGACCTACATCCAAAACACCCTGGGAGTGACAGTCAAGGTGGTGTTTGCCTTAGGAGCGCCTCGGACCAGGAAGGAGGAGCCTTCATGGAGCAAGAGGAGCGGTGTTGGTTTTCAGCAGCAGCTCATCCACGAGGACCATCTCCATGGTGATTTGATCCAACAAGACTTTCTAGACTCCTTCCACAACCTGACTCTGAAGCTGATCCAACAGTTCCACTGGATGCACAGCCGCTGCGCACACGCCCGCTTCCTCATGACCGCTGACGATGACATCTTTGTCCACATGCCCAACCTGGTGAGCTACCTGCAGGACATGAGCAGCAGAGGCGTCGTAGACTTTTGGGTTGGTCGCGTGCACAAAGGGGCGCCGCCAATCCGCAGCAAAGACAGCAAGTACTATGTGCCCTATGAGATGTACCAGTGGTTGTCATACCCTGACTACACTGCTGGGGCTGCGTATGTTGTCTCCAGGGACGTAGCTGACAAAATATACCAAGCCACGTTGACCCTGAACGCCTCTCTTTACATTGACGATGTGTTCATGGGCATCTGTGCCAATGCCGCTGGTGTGTCACCCCAGGAGCATGTCTATTTCTCGGGTGAGGGCAAAGCACCCTACCACCAGTGTATCTACAACCAGATGATGACCTCACATGGTCATGTGGAGGATATCTTTGACCTGTGGAAGGCAGCAACCCACCCGCAGGTGAAGCAGAAGACCTCTGGACTCCTAGGGAGGCTTTACTGCACAGCTGTGAAAATGGTTCTCCTTTGTAAACCATACTATTTTAACACCTACCCATGCAAAGCAGCCTTTTGGTAG
- the eif4a2 gene encoding eukaryotic initiation factor 4A-II, with protein MSSDSADFNSSKDHGGPDGMEPDGVIESNWNEITDNFDDMSLKETLLRGIYAYGFEKPSAIQQRAIIPCIKGYDVIAQAQSGTGKTATFAISILQQLDIEVKETQALVLAPTRELAQQIQKVILALGDYMGAACHACIGGTDLRAEITKLQAEAPHIVVGTPGRVYDMLSRGHLSAKCIKMFVLDEADEMLSRGFKDQIYEIFQKQSTNIQVVLLSATMPAEVLEVTKKFMREPIRILVKKEELTLEGIKQFYINVEREEWKLDTLCDLYETLTITQAVIFLNTRRKVDWLTEKMHARDFTVSALHGDMDQKERDVIMREFRSGSSRVLITTDLLARGIDVQQVSLVINYDLPTNRENYIHRIGRGGRFGRKGVAINFVTEEDKRILRDIETFYNTTVEEMPMNVADLI; from the exons ATGTCTAGTGATTCTGCTGATTTTAACAG ctcAAAAGACCATGGGGGGCCAGATGGAATGGAGCCTGATGGTGTTATCGAG AGTAACTGGAATGAGATTACGGACAACTTTGACGATATGAGCCTGAAGGAGACTCTTCTCCGCGGGATATATGCATATGGTTTTGAAAAGCCATCTGCCATTCAACAAAGGGCAATCATACCTTGCatcaaag GCTATGATGTCATTGCCCAGGCTCAGTCGGGCACTGGCAAGACGGCCACGTTTGCCATCTCTATCTTGCAGCAACTGGACATAGAGGTGAAGGAGACTCAGGCTCTGGTGTTGGCTCCCACCAGAGAGCTGGCTCAGCAG ATCCAAAAGGTCATTCTGGCTCTGGGTGACTACATGGGGGCAGCGTGCCATGCCTGCATTGGAGGGACTGATCTCCGTGCTGAAATAACTAAGCTCCAGGCTGAGGCCCCTCACATTGTGGTGGGCACACCAGGACGTGTGTATGACATGCTTAGCAGGGGACATCTGT CTGCAAAATGTATCAAGATGTTTGTTCTGGATGAAGCCGATGAGATGTTGAGTCGAGGGTTCAAAGATCAAATCTATGAGATCTTCCAGAAGCAGAGCACAAACATTCAA GTGGTCCTACTCTCTGCCACCATGCCAGCAGAGGTGTTGGAGGTGACCAAGAAGTTTATGCGAGAACCCATTCGCATCTTGGTGAAGAAAGAAGAGCTTACCCTCGAGGGTATCAAGCAATTCTACATAAATGTGGAGCGAGAG GAGTGGAAGCTGGACACCCTGTGTGATCTGTATGAAACACTGACTATCACACAGGCTGTTATTTTCCTCAACACCAGGAGAAAAGTCGACTGGTTGACTGAGAAGATGCATGCTAGAGACTTCACCGTCTCTGCTCTG CATGGTGATATGGACCAGAAGGAGCGTGATGTGATTATGAGAGAGTTTAGGTCTGGCTCAAGCAGAGTGTTGATTACTACTGATCTTCTG gCTCGTGGTATCGATGTCCAGCAGGTTTCCTTGGTCATTAATTATGACCTTCCTACAAACCGAGAGAACTACATTCATAG AATTGGTCGTGGTGGCCGTTTTGGAAGAAAAGGAGTTGCTATCAACTTTGTCACTGAGGAAGACAAGAGGATTCTTCGGGATATCGAGACATTTTACAATACTACCGTGGAGGAGATGCCCATGAATGTGGCTGACCTGATTTGA